Proteins from one Ornithobacterium rhinotracheale genomic window:
- a CDS encoding ACP phosphodiesterase: MNLVAHQLLSFNIPEIQVGNHLGEVVKGRDFSQYPPLIQKGIQLHRHIDSFTDSHPIVRRSCARLHNDYGKYAPIIVDIFYDYFLIKNWGKFCKKDFNTFRKECYKILLAYKELYPNSLRKTTELMAKRDWFYQYSIMEGIELTLNKLGQHTRFQNNMHMAVKSLYVDEALFNEDFLAFYPELEQSCREFLELSA, from the coding sequence ATGAATTTAGTAGCGCATCAATTATTATCATTTAATATCCCTGAAATTCAAGTGGGAAATCACTTGGGCGAGGTTGTGAAAGGGAGAGATTTTTCCCAATACCCTCCCTTAATACAAAAGGGAATACAATTGCATAGACATATAGATTCTTTTACCGATTCGCATCCTATCGTGAGGCGTAGCTGTGCCCGCCTTCATAATGATTACGGGAAATATGCCCCCATTATCGTAGATATATTTTATGATTATTTCTTAATCAAAAATTGGGGGAAATTCTGCAAAAAAGATTTTAATACTTTTAGAAAAGAATGCTACAAAATACTTTTGGCATACAAGGAATTGTACCCCAATTCATTACGAAAAACAACGGAGCTCATGGCAAAGCGGGATTGGTTCTATCAGTATTCAATCATGGAGGGAATAGAATTAACTTTGAATAAATTGGGGCAACACACACGATTTCAGAACAACATGCACATGGCAGTAAAATCGCTCTATGTAGACGAGGCACTTTTTAACGAAGATTTTTTAGCATTTTACCCCGAATTAGAGCAATCCTGCCGCGAATTTTTAGAGCTTTCAGCTTAG
- a CDS encoding S9 family peptidase, with the protein MKKFKLFTLLFLLVFESSSLLAQKQKLSIEDAVMGYYKGLYPETLYNLDWAGNDFFYQDQRGLVFKNTQGKETRTIGFQEIKSKFPDLRYLPRLSYKNNQLFFKAGNTYYAWDIKNDKNIGIKLPENAENAEIDKNTNRVAFTMENNLYVAQPNGGKILQVTDSKDKNIVSGQAIHRSEYGIKKGIFFSPNGNLLAFYQKNETKVNSYPLVDLNTIPATPMPIKYPMAGDPSEIAKVGIYNFKTNKTTYLDINTDNFHYLTNLAWSPDEKYIVLAEINRATTHYDLNRYDVATGKKVNTIFSYSNNIWVEPENEAVFVPNSTKNLLWMSQKDGFRNIYLLSTDGKTAKQLTKHKWVVKDILGFSNDGKSVIYTGTGEDPRNTQTFKTDLKSGKTTNLTPTAGTHNSILSEDGNYLIDEFSSLEIPSITQIIDTRNGKKTIIKTSDNPLKNYAVGNIEFLDLKANDGTKLYARMIKPENFDPNKKYPVLIYVYGGPHAQLVTNSFLGGASMWEPAFASLNDYIVFTLDNRGSANRGFAFESVIHRHLGNKEIEDQMKGVEYLKSLPFVDAKRIAVHGWSFGGFMASSLMLRQPGVFTTSVAGGPVINWRMYEVMYGERYMDTPQENPEGYKQSKVSNYIQNLQGKLMLITGSIDNVVVPQHSMSLLEAAVKNNVQVDFFSYPMHEHNVGGKDRVNLIEKIADYIVRNNQ; encoded by the coding sequence ATGAAGAAATTTAAATTATTTACACTGCTTTTTTTACTCGTATTTGAAAGCAGTTCGCTTTTAGCCCAAAAACAAAAATTGAGCATAGAAGATGCTGTAATGGGCTACTACAAAGGGCTATACCCAGAAACGCTCTACAACCTAGATTGGGCTGGAAATGATTTCTTTTACCAAGACCAGCGTGGGCTCGTCTTTAAAAACACCCAAGGAAAAGAAACAAGAACCATTGGTTTTCAAGAAATTAAATCCAAATTCCCTGATTTAAGATATTTACCAAGATTAAGCTATAAAAACAATCAACTTTTCTTTAAAGCAGGAAATACTTACTACGCTTGGGACATCAAAAATGATAAAAATATAGGCATTAAACTTCCTGAAAATGCCGAAAATGCTGAAATCGATAAAAATACTAATCGCGTGGCTTTCACGATGGAAAACAACTTGTATGTTGCGCAACCAAACGGGGGCAAAATCCTGCAAGTAACCGATAGCAAGGATAAAAACATCGTTTCTGGACAAGCGATTCACCGTAGTGAGTACGGCATCAAAAAAGGGATTTTCTTCTCTCCCAACGGAAATCTTTTAGCTTTTTATCAAAAAAATGAAACCAAAGTGAACAGCTATCCTTTGGTAGATTTGAACACGATTCCTGCTACGCCAATGCCAATCAAATACCCGATGGCGGGCGACCCTAGCGAAATCGCTAAAGTGGGAATTTATAATTTTAAAACCAACAAAACCACTTATTTAGACATCAACACCGATAATTTTCATTATTTAACCAATTTGGCTTGGAGCCCAGATGAAAAGTACATCGTTTTGGCTGAAATCAACCGTGCAACTACGCATTATGACCTCAACCGTTATGATGTGGCTACGGGCAAAAAAGTGAATACGATTTTCTCTTATTCCAACAACATTTGGGTAGAGCCAGAAAATGAAGCGGTTTTTGTGCCAAATTCGACTAAAAACTTACTTTGGATGAGCCAAAAAGACGGGTTTAGAAATATTTATCTTTTAAGCACAGACGGCAAAACAGCGAAACAACTGACTAAGCACAAATGGGTAGTAAAAGATATTTTAGGCTTTAGCAACGATGGAAAATCTGTCATCTACACAGGAACGGGCGAAGATCCGCGTAATACGCAGACTTTTAAAACTGATTTAAAATCTGGAAAAACTACCAATCTCACACCGACTGCAGGTACGCACAATTCGATTTTGAGTGAAGATGGAAATTACTTAATCGACGAATTTTCTTCGCTTGAGATTCCGAGCATTACGCAAATCATAGATACCCGAAATGGCAAAAAAACAATCATCAAAACAAGCGATAATCCTTTGAAAAATTACGCAGTAGGAAACATCGAATTTTTGGATTTAAAAGCCAACGACGGTACCAAATTATATGCCCGCATGATTAAGCCAGAGAACTTCGACCCAAATAAAAAATACCCTGTTTTGATTTATGTTTATGGCGGTCCGCACGCGCAGCTCGTTACGAATTCATTCTTGGGTGGTGCAAGCATGTGGGAGCCTGCCTTTGCTAGCTTGAACGATTATATCGTTTTCACGCTCGACAATCGTGGCTCTGCCAATCGCGGATTTGCATTTGAAAGCGTAATCCACAGACATTTAGGTAACAAAGAAATCGAAGACCAAATGAAAGGTGTAGAATATCTGAAATCATTGCCTTTCGTAGACGCTAAACGCATTGCAGTACACGGCTGGAGCTTTGGAGGCTTTATGGCGTCGAGCTTAATGCTTCGTCAGCCAGGTGTATTTACCACATCGGTAGCGGGTGGACCTGTCATCAACTGGAGAATGTATGAGGTGATGTATGGCGAACGCTACATGGACACACCACAAGAAAACCCAGAGGGCTACAAGCAAAGTAAGGTTTCAAACTACATCCAAAATTTGCAAGGTAAATTAATGCTCATCACGGGAAGTATCGACAATGTGGTGGTTCCACAGCACAGCATGAGCTTGCTAGAAGCTGCTGTGAAAAACAATGTTCAGGTGGATTTCTTCTCTTATCCAATGCACGAGCACAATGTGGGTGGCAAAGACCGCGTAAACTTGATTGAAAAAATCGCCGACTACATCGTGAGAAACAATCAATAA
- a CDS encoding aminopeptidase C: protein MKKIFLSLLVGVSVSTFAQEDLINSLKNNKSSINGFVFTPVKVNDATSVKNQGKSGTCWSYSGNSFLESEMLKKGRPAVDLAEIFTARNTYIDKAKNYVRMHGHLNWGDGGELHDVLNAYRKYGALPQEAYDGLNEGQKLNDFGEMQSALKAYLDAIIKNKKLSKNWLNGFTAILDAYLGKVPEKFTYKGKTYTPKTFAKEVVGLNPNDYIEMVSLNDEPKYEYVFFPVPDNWSFDYAYNIPMDDITKVIDYAIEKGYTVGWAADVSEKYFSWLNGVAYVPTKNYEDMSAKERQNMFSAPPAHEREITPEMRQEAFENYETTDDHGMHIVGLAKDQNGNEYYIVKNSWGLSNDYQGYLYVSKNYVKYKTTAIMVNKAGIPKSILKK from the coding sequence ATGAAAAAAATATTTTTAAGCCTTTTGGTAGGTGTAAGCGTGAGTACATTTGCGCAAGAAGATTTAATCAATTCACTTAAGAACAACAAAAGTTCCATCAACGGATTTGTGTTCACACCCGTAAAAGTGAACGATGCTACATCGGTTAAGAATCAAGGGAAAAGTGGAACTTGCTGGAGCTATTCGGGAAACTCATTTCTAGAGTCTGAAATGTTGAAGAAAGGCAGACCTGCTGTAGATTTGGCTGAAATTTTTACCGCAAGAAACACCTATATTGATAAAGCTAAAAACTATGTGCGCATGCACGGACATTTGAACTGGGGAGATGGAGGAGAATTGCACGATGTCTTAAACGCCTACAGAAAGTATGGCGCACTTCCGCAAGAAGCGTATGATGGCTTAAACGAAGGACAAAAGTTAAACGACTTTGGCGAAATGCAATCAGCACTCAAAGCTTATTTAGATGCCATTATTAAAAACAAAAAGCTTAGCAAAAACTGGCTAAATGGGTTTACAGCTATTTTAGATGCATATTTAGGCAAAGTGCCAGAAAAATTCACATATAAAGGCAAAACATATACACCAAAAACTTTTGCTAAAGAAGTAGTGGGCTTGAATCCAAACGATTATATAGAAATGGTATCATTGAACGATGAACCAAAATACGAATATGTGTTTTTCCCAGTGCCAGATAACTGGAGTTTTGATTATGCTTACAACATCCCGATGGATGACATCACGAAAGTAATAGATTATGCTATCGAAAAAGGATACACCGTAGGCTGGGCAGCAGATGTTTCAGAAAAATATTTTAGCTGGTTGAATGGTGTAGCTTATGTGCCAACAAAAAATTACGAGGATATGTCTGCAAAAGAGCGCCAAAATATGTTTAGTGCACCACCAGCACATGAGCGAGAAATCACTCCAGAAATGAGACAAGAGGCATTCGAAAACTATGAAACTACAGACGACCATGGAATGCATATCGTAGGTTTGGCCAAAGATCAAAACGGAAATGAATATTATATCGTAAAAAATTCATGGGGATTGAGCAATGATTACCAAGGCTACCTTTATGTAAGTAAAAACTATGTAAAATATAAAACAACTGCTATTATGGTAAATAAAGCAGGTATTCCAAAATCAATTTTAAAAAAATAA
- a CDS encoding metallophosphoesterase, with the protein MSYFIIGDIHGCYYALEEMLAHWNPAKEKLILLGDLVHKGKHSYAVLEKVIQLQKKYPENVIVLKGNNDEIFQRRYEENITLSDKQKFETYNLNYVSVLQWLDELPHFYEDTKIFASHAGFPSNEPEENVEEIDFLFHKGELKKLKKTQFLGHVVVQEPTYVKDKKAWYLDTGAGWGKSLTGIKLSKKAKVNQIISISVTKKDFCLQ; encoded by the coding sequence ATGAGTTACTTTATCATTGGAGACATACACGGGTGCTACTACGCACTAGAGGAAATGCTTGCGCACTGGAATCCAGCAAAAGAAAAATTGATTTTGCTTGGCGATTTGGTGCACAAGGGCAAGCATTCTTATGCCGTGCTCGAAAAAGTGATTCAATTACAGAAAAAATACCCCGAAAATGTAATTGTGCTTAAAGGCAACAACGACGAAATCTTTCAGCGACGCTACGAAGAAAACATCACGCTTTCAGATAAACAAAAATTTGAAACCTATAATTTAAACTATGTTTCTGTATTGCAGTGGCTCGATGAGTTGCCACATTTTTACGAAGATACCAAAATTTTTGCGAGCCATGCAGGATTTCCTTCCAATGAACCCGAGGAGAATGTAGAAGAAATCGATTTTCTATTTCATAAAGGCGAACTCAAAAAACTTAAAAAAACGCAATTTTTGGGGCATGTAGTGGTACAGGAACCTACCTATGTAAAAGATAAAAAAGCGTGGTATTTGGATACGGGTGCTGGCTGGGGGAAATCGCTTACAGGAATAAAACTTAGCAAAAAAGCAAAAGTGAATCAAATCATTAGCATTTCGGTAACTAAAAAAGATTTTTGTTTACAATAA
- a CDS encoding tetratricopeptide repeat protein produces the protein MDEDFFCSELVQKFEQMIEDKESLYFDSDELVEIIEHYLSIRDMEYAQNAIEFAKEIHPANLNILIKEFDFSIENNQIRKAERQMIELESMASGDIDYIIACAKFYAVKNDSYKAIDLYQQALQRADDEETKIFLLHNLGNEYLNIDNCVRAFHYFKSILSIDCQDEEAFISCVDCYDEMGKIHESLEFIEQYLDKDPYSECAWIELGRKHLLIENYPEALNAFDFAIAINPKSINSLMLKAYTLELLDKYEEAIEVYQEASVLEYTTATTFMKIGQAYLNLGKKEKALDAFHTAIHEDPQLDKAWYEIALIYEDLGLYQKALQYISRAIELEDNNVSYHKRKAYYLVQMGNLQSAEICYQTILKLEGHKFINWHAYAELQVLLGDCKAAIETIHAASKKFNQPELLYQLSHCYFNLDNTAKGIQYLKKAQQVAPELLPKMIEKYPILKDFLKIISALD, from the coding sequence ATGGATGAAGATTTTTTCTGCAGCGAGCTCGTGCAAAAATTTGAGCAAATGATTGAAGATAAGGAGAGTCTATATTTCGATTCAGATGAATTGGTAGAGATTATAGAACACTATCTTTCAATCAGAGATATGGAATATGCCCAAAATGCTATTGAGTTTGCCAAGGAAATACACCCAGCTAATCTCAATATCTTAATTAAGGAATTTGATTTTAGCATTGAAAATAATCAAATTAGAAAAGCGGAACGCCAGATGATTGAGCTAGAATCAATGGCAAGTGGTGATATCGATTATATAATTGCATGTGCTAAGTTTTATGCTGTGAAAAATGATTCATACAAAGCCATTGATTTATATCAACAAGCCTTGCAGCGAGCAGATGATGAGGAAACAAAGATATTCCTTTTACACAATTTAGGCAATGAGTACCTAAATATAGACAATTGTGTGCGTGCGTTTCATTATTTCAAAAGCATATTATCCATCGATTGCCAAGATGAGGAAGCTTTTATTTCATGTGTAGATTGCTATGATGAGATGGGAAAAATTCACGAAAGTTTAGAATTTATTGAGCAATATCTAGACAAAGACCCGTATTCAGAATGTGCCTGGATTGAGCTAGGGAGAAAGCATCTTTTAATCGAGAATTATCCCGAAGCACTCAATGCCTTTGATTTTGCCATAGCCATAAATCCAAAAAGCATAAATTCGTTAATGTTGAAAGCTTATACCTTAGAGCTTTTGGATAAATATGAAGAAGCCATCGAAGTGTATCAAGAAGCCTCTGTTTTAGAATATACTACGGCTACTACTTTTATGAAAATAGGGCAAGCTTATTTAAATTTAGGAAAGAAAGAAAAAGCACTCGATGCATTTCATACAGCAATTCATGAAGATCCGCAATTGGATAAAGCATGGTATGAAATAGCATTAATCTACGAAGATTTAGGGCTTTACCAAAAAGCACTTCAATACATTAGCCGTGCCATAGAGCTAGAGGATAATAATGTGAGTTATCACAAACGAAAAGCCTATTATCTTGTGCAAATGGGTAATTTGCAATCAGCAGAGATTTGTTATCAAACGATTTTAAAATTAGAAGGGCATAAATTCATCAATTGGCACGCCTACGCTGAATTACAAGTGCTCTTGGGCGATTGCAAGGCAGCGATAGAGACCATTCATGCAGCGTCCAAAAAATTCAATCAACCAGAATTGTTGTACCAATTAAGCCATTGCTATTTCAATTTAGATAATACGGCAAAGGGCATTCAATATTTAAAAAAGGCACAGCAAGTGGCCCCAGAGCTTTTGCCCAAAATGATTGAAAAATATCCGATTTTAAAGGATTTTCTCAAAATTATTTCTGCATTAGATTAA
- the msrA gene encoding peptide-methionine (S)-S-oxide reductase MsrA, which translates to MKHKIIAVFLLLSVAISCQTNNKPKTMSTNLETATLAGGCFWCLEAAYDRLKGVENVQSGFANGHTENPSYKEVCTGETGHAEVVRITYDPSQIDFKTLLEVFWVLHDPTQLNRQGEDIGTQYRSGIFYENEKQKTEAEESMRNSIARGDYDKPYVTIIEPLKAFYPAEDYHTDYFELHQTQPYCSAVIAPKMQKFQAKFKELLKD; encoded by the coding sequence ATGAAACATAAAATAATCGCAGTATTTTTGTTACTGAGCGTAGCAATTAGCTGCCAAACGAATAATAAACCTAAAACTATGAGTACAAATTTAGAAACAGCAACTTTAGCAGGCGGGTGCTTCTGGTGCTTGGAAGCCGCTTACGACCGATTAAAAGGGGTAGAAAATGTACAATCTGGATTTGCTAATGGGCACACCGAAAATCCGAGCTACAAGGAAGTGTGCACGGGCGAAACGGGACATGCCGAGGTGGTGCGAATTACTTATGATCCGAGCCAGATTGATTTCAAAACCTTGTTAGAAGTTTTTTGGGTTTTGCACGATCCTACTCAGCTTAACCGACAAGGCGAAGACATCGGAACGCAGTACCGTTCAGGGATTTTCTATGAAAACGAAAAGCAAAAAACAGAAGCCGAGGAATCGATGAGAAATTCAATCGCACGCGGGGATTATGACAAGCCATATGTAACTATTATAGAGCCTCTGAAAGCCTTTTACCCTGCCGAGGATTACCACACCGATTATTTTGAATTGCACCAAACGCAACCCTATTGCAGCGCGGTGATTGCTCCCAAAATGCAGAAATTTCAGGCTAAATTCAAAGAGCTTTTAAAAGATTAA
- the recG gene encoding ATP-dependent DNA helicase RecG, with protein sequence MSNPILTPIDYLNGLGPQRAEVLKSELQLFNCRDLLYHFPFRYIDKTKFYTLKEITNFSSEIQIKGTIINMQEVGEGRKKRIHATFQDETGQADLVWFKYSPWLKKKISDLIAKPIVIFGKPNLFQNRISFTHPEMETETAHQAEGKGLEPVYSTTEKIQKKGITPRIWRGMMAQVLEMVNPYIRENLSSEIKRKYDLIDRNKAFYQIHFPKNAEELNQAQKRLKFEEFYFLHLSLQMQKAIGKKKFKSQPFSSVGDYFNDFYHHHLGFELTNAQKRVIREIRSDMAKSSQMNRLLQGDVGSGKTIVAFMSMLIAADNGFQSLLMAPTEILAQQHYYGLKQEADKLGLQIALLTGSTKTAERREIHQKLEDGSLNFLVGTHALIEDKVKFKNLGFAIIDEQHRFGVAQRAKLFSKGAMPPHMLIMTATPIPRTLAMTLYGDLDISIIDELPAGRKPIQTHHMLEKDRLKLLGFMRREIQKGRQIYIVYPLIEESQQLDYKALMDGYDYIATEFPYPDFAISIVHGQMKPADKDYEMQRFAKGETDIMVATTVIEVGVNVPNASVMIIESAEKFGLSQLHQLRGRVGRGGEQSYCILMTKDKLNETAYKRIQTMCQSTDGFRIAEVDLELRGPGNVMGTQQSGILNLKIADLKMDKTIFQAARKAVEDTLEEDFDLSMTKNANILHFFNLYHKKKIGWANVG encoded by the coding sequence GTGAGCAATCCAATCTTAACTCCCATAGACTATTTAAACGGGCTGGGTCCGCAACGAGCTGAGGTGCTAAAATCTGAGCTCCAGCTCTTTAATTGTCGGGATTTATTGTATCACTTTCCGTTTCGTTACATCGACAAAACTAAATTTTACACTTTAAAAGAAATTACCAATTTTTCGTCTGAAATTCAGATTAAAGGCACAATCATCAATATGCAAGAAGTGGGCGAGGGGCGAAAAAAACGCATTCACGCTACTTTTCAAGACGAAACGGGGCAAGCCGATTTAGTTTGGTTTAAATATTCGCCATGGCTTAAGAAAAAAATCTCGGATTTAATCGCAAAGCCTATCGTAATTTTTGGTAAGCCAAATCTTTTTCAAAACCGAATCAGTTTCACGCACCCAGAAATGGAAACCGAGACGGCGCATCAAGCCGAAGGCAAAGGACTCGAGCCCGTGTATTCTACCACCGAAAAAATACAAAAAAAAGGAATTACGCCCCGCATTTGGCGTGGCATGATGGCGCAAGTTTTAGAAATGGTAAATCCCTACATTCGGGAAAATTTATCCAGCGAAATCAAACGAAAATATGATTTAATCGATAGAAACAAAGCCTTTTACCAAATTCATTTTCCCAAAAATGCAGAAGAGCTGAATCAAGCCCAAAAAAGATTAAAATTTGAGGAATTTTATTTTCTGCACCTTTCGTTGCAAATGCAAAAAGCCATAGGCAAAAAGAAATTCAAATCGCAGCCATTTTCTTCTGTGGGCGATTATTTCAACGATTTTTATCATCATCATTTAGGCTTTGAATTGACCAATGCCCAAAAGCGTGTGATACGAGAAATCCGTTCGGATATGGCAAAATCTAGCCAAATGAATCGCTTGTTGCAAGGCGATGTGGGGAGTGGAAAAACCATCGTGGCGTTTATGTCGATGCTCATCGCTGCCGACAATGGATTTCAATCGTTATTGATGGCGCCGACCGAGATTTTGGCACAGCAGCATTATTATGGCTTAAAGCAAGAGGCTGATAAGTTGGGGCTGCAAATTGCCCTGCTCACAGGAAGCACCAAAACCGCTGAGCGCCGTGAAATTCACCAAAAATTGGAAGACGGGAGCCTAAACTTCCTAGTGGGAACTCACGCCTTGATTGAGGATAAAGTGAAGTTTAAGAACTTAGGCTTTGCTATTATAGATGAGCAGCACCGCTTTGGGGTAGCACAACGAGCCAAGCTTTTTAGCAAAGGAGCTATGCCTCCGCATATGCTGATTATGACGGCAACACCGATTCCGCGAACGCTGGCAATGACGCTCTACGGAGATTTAGATATTTCAATTATTGATGAATTACCTGCAGGTAGAAAACCGATTCAGACGCACCATATGCTCGAAAAAGATCGTTTAAAATTGCTCGGATTTATGCGCCGAGAAATCCAAAAAGGTAGGCAGATTTATATTGTGTATCCGCTGATTGAGGAATCGCAACAATTAGACTATAAGGCGCTGATGGACGGCTACGACTACATTGCTACTGAGTTTCCATATCCCGATTTTGCCATTAGCATCGTGCATGGGCAAATGAAACCGGCCGACAAAGATTATGAAATGCAACGCTTTGCCAAAGGTGAAACCGATATCATGGTGGCAACGACGGTGATAGAGGTGGGGGTGAATGTGCCCAACGCCAGCGTGATGATTATCGAAAGTGCCGAGAAATTCGGATTATCTCAATTGCACCAATTGCGCGGTAGAGTAGGGCGAGGGGGCGAGCAGAGTTATTGTATTTTGATGACGAAAGATAAGCTCAACGAAACGGCGTATAAACGAATCCAAACCATGTGCCAGTCTACCGATGGATTTAGAATTGCCGAAGTGGATTTAGAGTTGCGAGGTCCTGGAAATGTGATGGGAACACAACAAAGTGGTATTTTAAATCTAAAGATTGCAGATTTAAAAATGGATAAAACCATATTTCAAGCAGCTAGAAAAGCCGTGGAAGATACCTTGGAGGAGGATTTTGACCTCTCGATGACAAAGAATGCAAACATTCTTCATTTTTTTAATCTTTATCACAAAAAGAAAATCGGCTGGGCTAATGTGGGCTAA
- a CDS encoding MFS transporter: MKPEYTPQQWARIKKFLPYIMATAIFMQMLDATILNTALPAMAKSLNVSPLNMQSAIISYVITLALFIPISGYLADRYGTKKIFILALFIFGVGSLMCALSFSLKFLVLSRIIQGLGGALMTPVARLALMKTYEKSEFVAAMNFAIIPALIGPIAGPLVGGYLVDYLSWHYIFLINLPIVIIGILLSLKFMPQFYGDDPHLDLKGFLLFGASSVLLSVALEVITNESLFIYGVIMLVLGLMFLPIYFRHAKKREFPIFPTHLFKVRTFRIGLLGNLACRLGISSLPLLVPLLMQIDYQQSAAVSGWIVAPMAFSSMLAKPLVVPILNRFGYRRILIGNTIIIGLLIASIAIPSRGASIYVFIPILIVLGFFNSIQFTAMNSIAIANLRNYQTSSGNSLLSVNQQIAIGFGIAIGLAILRFFQHNPYFTQFGMHDAFRFTFLSIGAITVASTLVFARLNPTDGNNLKTKK; the protein is encoded by the coding sequence ATGAAGCCAGAATACACCCCGCAGCAATGGGCGCGCATCAAGAAATTTTTGCCCTACATTATGGCAACGGCTATTTTTATGCAAATGCTAGATGCCACGATTCTGAATACCGCTTTGCCTGCCATGGCAAAATCGCTCAATGTTTCGCCACTCAATATGCAATCTGCCATCATCAGTTATGTAATTACATTGGCACTTTTTATCCCGATTAGTGGATATTTGGCAGATCGGTATGGGACTAAAAAGATTTTTATTTTGGCACTATTTATCTTTGGCGTAGGCTCGCTTATGTGTGCTTTAAGTTTCTCGTTGAAATTTCTGGTTTTGTCTCGAATTATCCAAGGTTTAGGCGGAGCTTTGATGACTCCCGTAGCGAGGCTTGCTCTTATGAAAACTTACGAAAAATCTGAGTTTGTGGCAGCTATGAATTTCGCTATTATCCCAGCCCTCATTGGTCCCATAGCAGGTCCGCTCGTTGGGGGGTATTTAGTGGATTATTTAAGTTGGCATTATATATTTTTAATCAATTTACCAATTGTAATCATTGGGATTTTACTTAGTTTAAAATTTATGCCACAATTTTATGGCGATGACCCGCATTTAGATTTAAAGGGCTTTTTGTTGTTTGGTGCTTCCTCTGTATTATTGTCTGTTGCGTTAGAAGTTATAACCAACGAAAGTTTATTCATCTATGGCGTTATAATGCTAGTTTTGGGCTTAATGTTTTTGCCTATTTATTTTAGGCATGCCAAGAAGCGAGAATTTCCAATTTTCCCAACACATTTGTTCAAGGTAAGAACATTCAGAATTGGGCTTTTGGGCAATTTAGCCTGTCGATTAGGCATCAGTTCTTTGCCGCTGTTGGTGCCACTTTTAATGCAGATAGACTATCAACAATCTGCTGCCGTTTCTGGGTGGATCGTTGCGCCCATGGCATTTTCTTCTATGCTTGCCAAGCCTTTAGTCGTCCCGATTTTAAACCGATTTGGCTATCGCAGAATTTTAATAGGAAATACCATAATCATAGGCTTATTAATTGCCTCGATTGCCATTCCGTCGAGAGGGGCGAGCATTTATGTATTTATCCCGATTTTAATCGTTTTAGGATTTTTCAATTCGATACAATTCACGGCGATGAACTCCATTGCTATTGCCAATTTAAGGAATTACCAAACCAGCAGTGGGAATAGCTTGCTTTCAGTAAATCAGCAGATTGCTATTGGTTTTGGGATAGCGATAGGATTAGCTATTTTAAGATTTTTTCAGCATAATCCGTATTTCACACAATTCGGAATGCACGATGCGTTTAGATTCACATTTTTAAGTATTGGAGCAATTACAGTAGCTTCTACCTTGGTATTTGCTCGCTTAAATCCTACAGATGGCAATAATCTTAAAACCAAAAAATAA